From one Mytilus trossulus isolate FHL-02 chromosome 10, PNRI_Mtr1.1.1.hap1, whole genome shotgun sequence genomic stretch:
- the LOC134687034 gene encoding centromere protein F-like has translation MKSLYIVLDTGMDHVDMEFLEDDGDNILKSRKKAKKKSLKLRCKRKKKAKYKGEQKRMTGVINLETKEERVDKILETEEERVDEISETEEKRVDEILETEEKRVDEILETEEKRVDEILETEEESVEEISETVEKRVDEILETEEKRVDEILETEEKRVDEILETEEKRVEENSETKEKRVDEILETEEKRVDEILETQEKRVEEILETKEERVEEISEIEEKRVEEILEAKEKRFDEILETEEKRVEENSETKEESVEEISETEEERVDEILETEEERIEEILEVVEKRVDEILETEEKRVEENSETKEERVEEILETKEKRVDEILETEEKRVDEILETEEERVEEILETVEKRVDEILETEEKIVEENSETKEERVEEILETEEKRVDEILETEEKREEEISETEEKRVEEKSGTEEERVEEIISDNLKLRYKRRKTAKYKGGQKRMKGVINLETEEKRVEEISGTEEERVEEIISDNLKLRYKRRKTAKYKGGQKRMKGVINLETEEKSVEEISETEEEKVEEISETEEKRVEEISGTEEERVEEIISANLKLRCKRRKKAKYKGGQKRMKGVINLETEEERVEEISETEEERVEEILETEEERVEEIIMDSFDEDDRVKDPDYKYIEESDETDDSEIFEWNAENINQVMEEAENQYVETDEEREEMHIEPQNKEADNEAEEMHIEPQNKEADNEAEEMHIEPQNKETADQVVEIDNETEKRNAFEAKSSDLNLDELPCKRVLDDTDCLFDATYPKVFIKVFKKQNTKSKHNRVYDCIHACIFCNKLFTNIQSHLENKHSNKMKEITELKKHVKEANEEEKKNLKKSLSLKLNLLRNKGDNIHNMKVLKHKVGELILPRRTSTGKFVLNEYGPCPNCYEWMILNISITNHQKTCPAKTQHDYHKGSTMVQVGILTGKVQYKGSHRLLKEVFPIMKKDDITDVAIKDPLILALGDVWLMKNVDNKRKRKYYASYHMRLASRLISAFRKLSANKDNTTMSKMLSPENFDNVAKCALEICTDKDGELKHPSTAVKSGFDIMRMVSSKLGISIKERDETMKKEASDFLFLMKMEWSIRVNKLARSILSERQFNNKKELPHPEDIANFASFLIKECQSLDIDPATADGNTFRQTAMLVQTRLLLYNRRRPGELEAMSLECYRKRSTSVSETDISLRQQLTTLEKKMLQTQELVELRGKNGTRVPVILPPEVVPSIEFLANKIVREKAGIKEENMYLFANTALDVVRAGDSLEQLKTQCGSLKYPERIYATNLRKHCATIAQVIGLTDHELKYLCRHLGHTVQVHEMHYRSTSGLIERLEIAKLMLMQENNMVGKFQGKTLKDITFEEIMQKEENEEEVQREEPVSLEDTGMDHVDMEFLEDDGDNILKSRKKAKKSTRKKWTTTEIQELEKYMPQYFKKDDNPKRTCPTRAECLRAVKLSEENGGELFKRTWETIKKKVYNSVIKN, from the exons ATGAAAtctttatatattgtattagATACAGGTATGGATCATGTGGATATGGAGTTTCTTGAAGATGATGGTGACAACATTTTGAAAAGCAggaaaaaggccaaaaaaa AGAGTCTTAAGCTTAGATGCAAAAGGAAGAAAAAGGCAAAATATAAAGGCGAACAGAAAAGAATGACGGGTGTAATAAACTTAGAAACAAAGGAGGAAAGAgttgataaaatattagaaacAGAGGAGGAAAGAGTTGATGAAATTTCAGAAACAGAGGAGAAAAGGGTTGATGAAATATTAGAAACAGAGGAGAAAAGGGTTGACGAAATATTGGAAACAGAGGAGAAAAGGGTTGATGAAATATTAGAAACCGAGGAGGAAAGTGTTGAAGAAATTTCAGAAACCGTGGAGAAAAGGGTTGATGAAATATTAGAAACAGAGGAGAAAAGGGTTGATGAAATATTGGAAACAGAGGAGAAAAGGGTTGATGAAATATTGGAAACAGAGGAGAAAAGGGTAGAAGAAAATTCAGAAACAAAGGAGAAAAGGGTTGATGAAATATTAGAAACAGAGGAGAAAAGGGTTGATGAAATATTAGAAACCCAGGAGAAAAGGGTTGAagaaattttagaaacaaaggAGGAAAGGGTAGAAGAAATATCAGAAATAGAGGAGAAAAGGGTAGAAGAAATATTGGAAGCAAAGGAGAAAAGGTTTGATGAAATATTAGAAACAGAGGAGAAAAGGGTTGAAGAAAATTCAGAAACAAAGGAGGAAAGTGTTGAAGAAATTTCAGAAACGGAGGAGGAAAGGGTTGATGAAATATTAGAAACAGAGGAGGAAAGGATTGAAGAAATTTTAGAAGTCGTGGAGAAAAGGGTTGATGAAATATTAGAAACAGAGGAGAAAAGGGTAGAAGAAAATTCAGAAACAAAGGAGGAAAGGGTAGAAGAAATATTGGAAACAAAGGAGAAAAGGGTTGATGAAATATTAGAAACAGAGGAGAAAAGGGTTGATGAAATATTAGAAACAGAGGAGGAAAGGGTTGAAGAAATTTTAGAAACCGTGGAGAAAAGGGTTGATGAAATATTAGAAACAGAGGAGAAAATTGTAGAAGAAAATTCAGAAACAAAGGAGGAAAGGGTAGAAGAAATATTAGAAACAGAGGAGAAAAGGGTTGATGAAATATTAGAAACAGAGGAGAAAAGGGAAGAAGAAATTTCAGAAACGGAGGAGAAAAGGGTTGAAGAAAAATCAGGAACCGAGGAGGAAAGAGTTGAAGAAATAATATCGGACAATCTTAAGCTTAGATACAAAAGGAGGAAAACGGCAAAATATAAAGGTGGACAGAAAAGAATGAAGGGTGTAATAAACTTAGAAACAGAGGAGAAAAGGGTTGAAGAAATTTCAGGAACAGAGGAGGAAAGAGTTGAAGAAATAATATCAGACAATCTTAAGCTTAGATACAAAAGGAGGAAAACGGCAAAATATAAAGGTGGACAGAAAAGAATGAAGGGTGTAATAAACTTAGAAACAGAGGAGAAAAGTGTTGAAGAAATTTCAGAAACAGAGGAGGAAAAGGTAGAAGAAATTTCAGAAACAGAGGAGAAAAGGGTTGAAGAAATTTCAGGAACAGAGGAGGAAAGAGTTGAAGAAATAATATCGGCCAATCTTAAGCTTAGATGCAAAAGGAGGAAAAAGGCAAAATATAAAGGTGGACAGAAAAGAATGAAGGGTGTAATAAACTTAGAAACAGAGGAGGAAAGGGTAGAAGAAATTTCAGAAACAGAGGAGGAAAGGGTTGAAGAAATTTTAGAAACAGAGGAGGAAAGGGTTGAAGAAATAATAATGGACAGTTTTGATGAGGATGATAGAGTCAAAGATCCAGACTATAAGTATATTGAAGAAAGTGATGAGACTGATGATAGTGAGATCTTTGAATGGAATGCAGAAAATATTAATCAAGTTATGGAAGAAGCAGAAAATCAATATGTTGAAACAGATGAGGAGAGAGAAGAAATGCACATTGAACCACAAAACAAGGAAGCAGATAATGAGGCAGAAGAAATGCACATTGAACCACAAAACAAGGAAGCAGATAATGAGGCAGAAGAAATGCACATTGAACCACAAAACAAGGAAACAGCAGATCAGGTGGTAGAAATAGAcaatgaaacagaaaaaagaaatgctTTTGAAGCAAAAAGTTCTGATCTAAACTTAGATGAATTACCATGCAAAAGAGTGCTCGATGACACTGATTGTCTCTTTGATGCAACTTATCCAAAAGTTTTCATCAAAgtatttaaaaagcaaaacacaaaatctAAGCACAACAGAGTATATGATTGTATCCATGCATGTATTTTCTGTAATAAACTTTTCACAAACATACAAAGTCATTTAGAGaacaaacattcaaataaaatgaaagagaTAACTGAACTGAAGAAGCATGTAAAAGAAgcaaatgaagaagaaaaaaagaatttgaaaaaatctCTTTCCTTGAAATTGAACCTTCTGAGAAACAAGGGTGATAACATACATAACATGAAAGTCCTAAAACATAAAGTAGGTGAACTTATACTACCAAGACGAACTTCTACTGGAAAATTTGTATTGAATGAATATGGACCCTGTCCAAACTGTTATGAGTGGATGATACTTAACATTTCAATTACAAATCACCAGAAAACTTGCCCAGCAAAAACTCAGCATGATTACCATAAGGGTTCGACAATGGTTCAAGTAGGAATATTAACGGGAAAGGTTCAATATAAAGGATCACATAGATTGTTAAAAGAAGTATTCCCTATTATGAAGAAAGATGATATTACTGATGTTGCAATTAAAGATCCTTTAATTTTAGCATTAGGAGATGTTTGGTTAATGAAAAATGTTGATAATAAAAGGAAAAGAAAGTATTATGCTAGTTATCACATGCGGTTAGCATCAAGACTAATAAGTGCATTTAGAAAACTTTCTGCAAATAAAGACAACACAACAATGAGCAAGATGCTTTCACCAGAGAATTTTGATAATGTAGCAAAATGTGCACTTGAAATTTGTACAGACAAAGATGGGGAACTCAAGCATCCAAGCACAGCTGTTAAATCAGGTTTTGATATAATGAGAATGGTTTCATCTAAACTTGGCATTTCAATTAAGGAAAGAGATGAAACAATGAAGAAAGAGGCATCAGACTTCCTTTTTCTTATGAAAATGGAATGGAGCATTAGAGTCAATAAACTTGCAAGATCAATTTTATCAGAGAGacaattcaacaacaaaaaagagcTTCCCCACCCGGAAGACATTGCAAATTTCGCATCTTTTCTAATCAAAGAGTGCCAATCACTAGACATTGATCCTGCTACTGCTGATGGAAACACATTCAGACAGACAGCCATGTTAGTACAAACACGTCTTTTGTTGTACAATCGCAGGCGACCTGGGGAGCTTGAGGCTATGAG TTTGGAGTGTTACAGAAAACGATCTACTAGTGTCAGTGAGACAGACATCTCTTTAAGACAGCAACTGACTACCCTTGAGAAAAAAATGCTTCAAACCCAGGAATTAGTGGAGTTGAGAGGAAAA AATGGCACCAGAGTACCAGTTATCTTACCTCCTGAAGTTGTTCCCAGTATAGAATTCCTTGCTAATAAGATTGTGCGGGAAAAGGCTGGAATCAAAGAGGAGAACATGTACCTTTTTGCTAATACTG CTTTAGATGTTGTGAGGGCAGGTGATAGCCTTGAACAACTGAAAACTCAATGTGGCTCATTAAAATATCCAGAAAGAATATATGCAACCAACCTGAGGAAGCATTGTGCTACCATTGCACAA GTTATAGGGCTTACTGATCATGAACTGAAATACTTGTGCCGACATTTAGGACATACAGTCCAAGTGCATGAAATGCACTACCGAAGTACATCAGGGCTTATTGAAAGATTGGAGATTGCTAAGTTAATGCTTATGCAAGAAAATAATATGGTTGGAAAATTTCAAGGGAAAACGTTAAAGGATATAACATTTGAAG AAATTATGCAgaaagaagaaaatgaagaagaGGTTCAGAGAGAGGAACCTGTATCACTAGAAG ATACAGGTATGGATCATGTGGATATGGAGTTTCTTGAAGATGATGGTGACAACATTTTGAAAAGCAggaaaaaggccaaaaaaa GCACAAGGAAGAAGTGGACAACTACAGAAATACAAGAGCTAGAAAAGTACATgccacaatattttaaaaaagatgataatcCCAAGAGAACATGTCCGACTAGGGCAGAATGTTTACGTGCTGTCAAGTTAAgtgaagaaaatggtggagAACTATTCAAGAGAACATGggaaaccattaaaaaaaaagtgtataatTCTGTTATTAAAAATTAG